A region from the Halomarina litorea genome encodes:
- a CDS encoding 2'-5' RNA ligase family protein encodes MSYSLNAPVPESVRALAARLREDLPAGVRPRERPTLVVKRVGDGDHRALADRTRAVLGDASPCPARIAGLGTFAAATGPVTYLAVESPGLRALHDRLCTSFDPVPDIEGEDYVPHVTLGRGGDPDAVRAFCERGVDPVEWTVSSLHLWSARYREPVTAIPVG; translated from the coding sequence ATGTCGTACAGCCTGAACGCGCCGGTTCCCGAGTCGGTCCGAGCGCTCGCGGCGAGGCTCCGCGAGGACCTGCCGGCGGGCGTCCGCCCACGCGAACGGCCCACCCTCGTCGTCAAGCGTGTCGGGGACGGCGATCACCGCGCACTCGCCGACCGAACGCGGGCGGTTCTAGGAGACGCCTCGCCGTGTCCGGCCCGAATCGCCGGACTGGGGACGTTCGCCGCCGCCACCGGCCCCGTCACCTACCTCGCCGTCGAGAGTCCCGGCCTCCGCGCCCTCCACGACCGACTCTGCACCTCGTTCGACCCCGTCCCCGACATCGAGGGCGAAGACTACGTCCCGCACGTGACCCTCGGGCGCGGCGGCGACCCGGACGCGGTGAGGGCGTTCTGCGAACGAGGGGTCGACCCCGTCGAGTGGACCGTCTCCTCGCTCCACCTCTGGTCGGCACGCTACCGGGAACCCGTCACAGCGATACCAGTCGGGTGA